The following proteins are encoded in a genomic region of Necator americanus strain Aroian chromosome II, whole genome shotgun sequence:
- a CDS encoding hypothetical protein (NECATOR_CHRII.G7788.T1) encodes MDQEYFRINDCSTMTLFDTLVKLLTDSLLNCTNSAEIPHASDYLSQLPTSFVIALILATIICLATASLGVLHILYISVYITQSDRRLFILFLASTAPFVSMLSLVAMYMPRVWFLSHLISFLYFSVALWIIICLLMQIFEGHHALVSKMSEHLQHIEVATPPFCCVFPCLPKIQLESRKVRICELMVLQAPCVRLFATLASLMIYFEYQDKGLIPLKVLDFITLPSLLAGIYGTHILVTTVSRLDELISYRYIVVFRILDLFFMFFGLQQPVFDFLARYGAFGCGTVLPAIETSFFWKNFFTVVESFFVTLISTILLQPSKSSFFDKHPSCRSITSSRNSHTNETPT; translated from the exons ATCAATGATTGTTCTACGATGACGCTCTTCGATACGCTGGTAAAGCTCCTAACTGATTCCCTGCTCAACTGCACAAATTCCGCTGAAATACCACATGCTAGCGACTATTTATCAC aattaccAACATCCTTCGTCATCGCGTTGATTTTGGCGACCATAATATGCTTGGCCACAGCTTCGCTTGGTGTTCTCCACATACTGTACATCTCTGTATACATTACTCAGTCGGATAGGAGActatttattctcttcttaGCGAGTACAGCTCCT TTTGTCTCTATGCTTTCTCTGGTCGCCATGTATATGCCCCGGGTATGGTTCTTGTCGCATCTAATCAGCTTCTT GTACTTTTCCGTTGCCCTATGGATCATAATCTGCCTTCTTATGCAGATATTTGAAGGACATCATGCCTTAGTGAGCAAAATGAGCGAACATTTACAGCATATCGAAGTCGCTACACCACCATTCTGCTGCGTGTTCCCGTGTCTACCGAAAATTCAGCTTGAAAG CAGGAAAGTCCGAATTTGCGAACTGATGGTTCTACAAGCGCCATGTGTTCGTCTTTTCGCTACGTTAGCGAGTCTGATGATTTACTTTGAATATCAGGACAAAGGGTTGAT CCCTTTGAAAGTTCTCGATTTCATCACTTTACCATCTTTACTGGCTGGCATATATGGTACACATATTCTGGTAACAACAGTGTCTCGACTA GACGAGTTGATTTCTTATCGATATATTGTTGTATTTCGAATTCTCGATTTATTCTTCATGTTCTTTGGATTACAACAACCggttttcgattttcttgcTCGTTATGGTGCTTTCGGATGTGGAACTGTTCTACCAGCCATAGAGACGTCATTCT TCTGGAAGAATTTCTTCACTGTGGTTGAATCGTTTTTCGTGACGCTGATATCAACAATTTTGCTTCAACCGTCAAAATCGTCGTTTTTTGATAAGCATCCTAGTTGCCGATCGATCACATCATCACGCAACAGTCACACCAATGAGACGCCTACTTAA
- a CDS encoding hypothetical protein (NECATOR_CHRII.G7788.T2) yields the protein MTLFDTLVKLLTDSLLNCTNSAEIPHASDYLSQLPTSFVIALILATIICLATASLGVLHILYISVYITQSDRRLFILFLASTAPFVSMLSLVAMYMPRVWFLSHLISFLYFSVALWIIICLLMQIFEGHHALVSKMSEHLQHIEVATPPFCCVFPCLPKIQLESRKVRICELMVLQAPCVRLFATLASLMIYFEYQDKGLIPLKVLDFITLPSLLAGIYGTHILVTTVSRLDELISYRYIVVFRILDLFFMFFGLQQPVFDFLARYGAFGCGTVLPAIETSFFWKNFFTVVESFFVTLISTILLQPSKSSFFDKHPSCRSITSSRNSHTNETPT from the exons ATGACGCTCTTCGATACGCTGGTAAAGCTCCTAACTGATTCCCTGCTCAACTGCACAAATTCCGCTGAAATACCACATGCTAGCGACTATTTATCAC aattaccAACATCCTTCGTCATCGCGTTGATTTTGGCGACCATAATATGCTTGGCCACAGCTTCGCTTGGTGTTCTCCACATACTGTACATCTCTGTATACATTACTCAGTCGGATAGGAGActatttattctcttcttaGCGAGTACAGCTCCT TTTGTCTCTATGCTTTCTCTGGTCGCCATGTATATGCCCCGGGTATGGTTCTTGTCGCATCTAATCAGCTTCTT GTACTTTTCCGTTGCCCTATGGATCATAATCTGCCTTCTTATGCAGATATTTGAAGGACATCATGCCTTAGTGAGCAAAATGAGCGAACATTTACAGCATATCGAAGTCGCTACACCACCATTCTGCTGCGTGTTCCCGTGTCTACCGAAAATTCAGCTTGAAAG CAGGAAAGTCCGAATTTGCGAACTGATGGTTCTACAAGCGCCATGTGTTCGTCTTTTCGCTACGTTAGCGAGTCTGATGATTTACTTTGAATATCAGGACAAAGGGTTGAT CCCTTTGAAAGTTCTCGATTTCATCACTTTACCATCTTTACTGGCTGGCATATATGGTACACATATTCTGGTAACAACAGTGTCTCGACTA GACGAGTTGATTTCTTATCGATATATTGTTGTATTTCGAATTCTCGATTTATTCTTCATGTTCTTTGGATTACAACAACCggttttcgattttcttgcTCGTTATGGTGCTTTCGGATGTGGAACTGTTCTACCAGCCATAGAGACGTCATTCT TCTGGAAGAATTTCTTCACTGTGGTTGAATCGTTTTTCGTGACGCTGATATCAACAATTTTGCTTCAACCGTCAAAATCGTCGTTTTTTGATAAGCATCCTAGTTGCCGATCGATCACATCATCACGCAACAGTCACACCAATGAGACGCCTACTTAA
- a CDS encoding hypothetical protein (NECATOR_CHRII.G7789.T2), with amino-acid sequence MAYGGYAGYGPNHMGHENDSAGMYNPRTHSKVAEKEGFHMGGTDEPRTLYVGNLDPSVTEEFIGTLFGQIGTVTKTKVIFDGTNDPYAFVEFSDHNMAAQALQTMNRRMLLDKEMKVNWAVEPGQQQPKVDTSKHFHVFVGDLSPEVDNKALKEAFAPFGDVSDAKVIRDVTTLKSKGYGFVSYPKREEAERAIEQMNGQWLGRRTIRTNWATRKPGQGGGDQPASNEKTYEDIFNMTTPDNTSVYVGNVAGGVCEEDIREAFGQFGRILEVRIFKVQGYAFVKFDSKDCACRAILRMNGGDLGGNTIRCSWGKTSDSEKRTQGYSNYGQGAYGYGGQATGNSGYGPPAATGPGGAAAAAAAQAQQQYYNYYAQYYSNPQVMQQWANYWQQQQGSAGQANSGAANGNR; translated from the exons ATGGCG TATGGTGGCTATGCTGGTTATGGACCAAATCATATGGGACACGAGAATGATTCCGCTGGGATGTACAATCCTCGTACGCATTCGAAAGTTGCTGAGAAAGAGGGCTTCCACATGGGTGGAACTGATGAGCCTAGGACTCT GTACGTCGGAAACCTAGACCCATCGGTTACTGAGGAGTTTATTGGCACATTGTTCGGACAGATTGGAACAGTCACCAAGACAAAAGTCATATTTGAT GGTACCAACGATCCTTATGCGTTCGTAGAGTTCTCGGATCATAATATGGCTGCACAAGCCTTGCAAACAATGAATCGACGTATGTTACTGGACAAG GAAATGAAGGTCAATTGGGCGGTTGAGCCAGGGCAGCAACAGCCAAAAGTGGACACCAGCA AGCACTTCCATGTTTTCGTTGGGGATCTTTCACCTGAAGTTGATAACAAGGCTCTTAAAGAAGCCTTTGCACCATTTGGAGACGTGAG TGACGCTAAAGTTATTCGCGATGTGACCACGTTGAAATCCAAGGGATACGGTTTTGTTTCATATCCTAAGCGCGAG GAGGCTGAACGTGCTATTGAGCAAATGAATGGTCAGTGGCTTGGTCGTCGCACGATTCGCACGAACTGGGCTACACGTAAGCCCGGACAAGGCGGCGGAGATCAACCTGCATCAAACGAAAAAACGTATGAGGATATCTTCAATATGACTACTCCTGACAACACGTCTGTGTATGTTGGTAACGTAGCAGGCGGTGTCTGTG agGAGGACATTCGTGAAGCATTTGGCCAGTTCGGGCGTATTCTGGAAGTGCGTATTTTCAAAGTACAGGGCTACGCATTCGTTAAGTTCGACTCGAAGGATTGTGCTTGTCGAGCGATTTTACGGATGAACGGTGGTGATCTTGGAGGCAACACCATTCGTTGTTCATGGGGAAAAACTAGCGAT TCGGAGAAACGCACGCAAGGTTACAGTAACTACGGCCAGGGTGCCTACGGATATGGAGGACAGGCTACCGGCAACAGTGGTTATGGCCCACCTGCTGCAACTGGTCCCGGTGGAGCTGCTGCTGCAGCAGCTGCTCAGGCTCAACAACAGTACTATAATTATTATGCACAATACTACAGCAATCCACAAGTCATGCAGCAATGGGCTAA TTATTGGCAGCAACAACAGGGGAGCGCTGGTCAAGCGAACAGTGGGGCTGCGAACGGCAATCGTTAA
- a CDS encoding hypothetical protein (NECATOR_CHRII.G7789.T1) has product MRSFLRLCGQKNIYDGCLRLHERRERDLVEYGGYAGYGPNHMGHENDSAGMYNPRTHSKVAEKEGFHMGGTDEPRTLYVGNLDPSVTEEFIGTLFGQIGTVTKTKVIFDGTNDPYAFVEFSDHNMAAQALQTMNRRMLLDKEMKVNWAVEPGQQQPKVDTSKHFHVFVGDLSPEVDNKALKEAFAPFGDVSDAKVIRDVTTLKSKGYGFVSYPKREEAERAIEQMNGQWLGRRTIRTNWATRKPGQGGGDQPASNEKTYEDIFNMTTPDNTSVYVGNVAGGVCEEDIREAFGQFGRILEVRIFKVQGYAFVKFDSKDCACRAILRMNGGDLGGNTIRCSWGKTSDSEKRTQGYSNYGQGAYGYGGQATGNSGYGPPAATGPGGAAAAAAAQAQQQYYNYYAQYYSNPQVMQQWANYWQQQQGSAGQANSGAANGNR; this is encoded by the exons atgcgcagttttctgcgtctctgtggccagaagaacatctatgatggttgtctgcgtcttcatgagcgacgggagcgtgacctcgtcgag TATGGTGGCTATGCTGGTTATGGACCAAATCATATGGGACACGAGAATGATTCCGCTGGGATGTACAATCCTCGTACGCATTCGAAAGTTGCTGAGAAAGAGGGCTTCCACATGGGTGGAACTGATGAGCCTAGGACTCT GTACGTCGGAAACCTAGACCCATCGGTTACTGAGGAGTTTATTGGCACATTGTTCGGACAGATTGGAACAGTCACCAAGACAAAAGTCATATTTGAT GGTACCAACGATCCTTATGCGTTCGTAGAGTTCTCGGATCATAATATGGCTGCACAAGCCTTGCAAACAATGAATCGACGTATGTTACTGGACAAG GAAATGAAGGTCAATTGGGCGGTTGAGCCAGGGCAGCAACAGCCAAAAGTGGACACCAGCA AGCACTTCCATGTTTTCGTTGGGGATCTTTCACCTGAAGTTGATAACAAGGCTCTTAAAGAAGCCTTTGCACCATTTGGAGACGTGAG TGACGCTAAAGTTATTCGCGATGTGACCACGTTGAAATCCAAGGGATACGGTTTTGTTTCATATCCTAAGCGCGAG GAGGCTGAACGTGCTATTGAGCAAATGAATGGTCAGTGGCTTGGTCGTCGCACGATTCGCACGAACTGGGCTACACGTAAGCCCGGACAAGGCGGCGGAGATCAACCTGCATCAAACGAAAAAACGTATGAGGATATCTTCAATATGACTACTCCTGACAACACGTCTGTGTATGTTGGTAACGTAGCAGGCGGTGTCTGTG agGAGGACATTCGTGAAGCATTTGGCCAGTTCGGGCGTATTCTGGAAGTGCGTATTTTCAAAGTACAGGGCTACGCATTCGTTAAGTTCGACTCGAAGGATTGTGCTTGTCGAGCGATTTTACGGATGAACGGTGGTGATCTTGGAGGCAACACCATTCGTTGTTCATGGGGAAAAACTAGCGAT TCGGAGAAACGCACGCAAGGTTACAGTAACTACGGCCAGGGTGCCTACGGATATGGAGGACAGGCTACCGGCAACAGTGGTTATGGCCCACCTGCTGCAACTGGTCCCGGTGGAGCTGCTGCTGCAGCAGCTGCTCAGGCTCAACAACAGTACTATAATTATTATGCACAATACTACAGCAATCCACAAGTCATGCAGCAATGGGCTAA TTATTGGCAGCAACAACAGGGGAGCGCTGGTCAAGCGAACAGTGGGGCTGCGAACGGCAATCGTTAA
- a CDS encoding hypothetical protein (NECATOR_CHRII.G7790.T1): MLLRGLRACAERASKPRTTNLDRISKTTKELLERRKALRLDPNASHIERLVTNTSCRKALQDLLKYRQEKILEAAQRRTSLKKSRRDLREYNIPLATLLSEDGTRTSSRREMEIITERFYSNLFRSSTPVSSPIIPTGEAPPRILPSEVRVAIKSMKPGTAPGPDFISADFLRADQLNTSRTVLIHKKADREDLRNYLPICLLSVLYKVFTKIILTRISRTLDEAQPQEQAGFRQEFSCLDHIQTVSRVIEVCRKYRLPLVLTFVDYEKTFDSVETNAILSALVDQGVDASYVRTLANCYDRWTTRIQLFHRPLTIPIGKGVRQGDTISPKLCTAALQWIMKSFSWKERGIRVDGRFLSNLRFADDILLFSSSTNEAETILNELNEALKRIGLRINRKKTQFMRNTYCEDGGVQLGGFQIVETSSYVYLGRSMNMKTT, encoded by the exons atgctgctcagaggattacgagcctgtgctgaacgtgcctcgaagccgcgcacgacaaacttggatcgaatttcgaagaccaccaaggaattgttggaaagaagaaaggctttgaggcttgatccgaatgcatcgcacattgagcggttagtaacgaacactagctgcagaaaagcgttgcaggatcttttgaagtacaggcaggaGAAGAtcctggaagcagcacaaagaagaacgagtctaaagaagagccgcagggatctccgcgaatataatattccgctagcaaccttgctgagcgaagacgggactcgcacgtcttctcgtcgtgagatggaaatcattacggagaggttctactcgaatcttttccgttcatcaactcctgtgtcaagcccgatcatccccactggtgaagctccaccacggattctcccttcggaagtacgagtcgctatcaagagcatgaaacctggcacagctcccggacctgattttatatcagcagactttcttcgggctg accagttgAATActtcgcgaaccgttcttatccataagaaagctgaccgagaggaccttcggaactacctcccgatatgcttgctgagcgtgttatacaaagtattcaccaagatcattctcacgcgcatatctaggacgctggatgaagcccagcctcaagaacaagctggattccgccaggagttcagctgcttggaccacatccagaccgtgtcgagggtcatagaggtttgccggaaataccgcctgccccttgttctaacctttgtcgactatgagaaaacctttgacagcgtagaaacgaatgcaatactgtcagcgctggtcgaccaaggtgtggacgcgtcgtatgtgaggacattagccaattgctacgatcgatggacgactaggatacagcttttccaccgtcctctcaccatacccattgggaagggggtacgacaaggcgatactatatcgccaaaGCTGTGCACGGCTGCAttacaatggataatgaaatcattttcctggaaagaaaggggcatacgtgttgatggaagatttctctcgaaccttcgtttcgcggacgacattcttctcttttccagcagtaccaatgaagcagagacgatactcaacgaattgaacgaagccctgaagagaataggactacgaataaacagaaagaagacacagttcatgaggaacacctactgcgaggacggaggagtacaacttggaggcttccaaatcgtggaaacatcgtcatacgtatacctcggacgttctatgaacatgaaaacgacttga
- a CDS encoding hypothetical protein (NECATOR_CHRII.G7790.T2) has product MLLRGLRACAERASKPRTTNLDRISKTTKELLERRKALRLDPNASHIERQEKILEAAQRRTSLKKSRRDLREYNIPLATLLSEDGTRTSSRREMEIITERFYSNLFRSSTPVSSPIIPTGEAPPRILPSEVRVAIKSMKPGTAPGPDFISADFLRADQLNTSRTVLIHKKADREDLRNYLPICLLSVLYKVFTKIILTRISRTLDEAQPQEQAGFRQEFSCLDHIQTVSRVIEVCRKYRLPLVLTFVDYEKTFDSVETNAILSALVDQGVDASYVRTLANCYDRWTTRIQLFHRPLTIPIGKGVRQGDTISPKLCTAALQWIMKSFSWKERGIRVDGRFLSNLRFADDILLFSSSTNEAETILNELNEALKRIGLRINRKKTQFMRNTYCEDGGVQLGGFQIVETSSYVYLGRSMNMKTT; this is encoded by the exons atgctgctcagaggattacgagcctgtgctgaacgtgcctcgaagccgcgcacgacaaacttggatcgaatttcgaagaccaccaaggaattgttggaaagaagaaaggctttgaggcttgatccgaatgcatcgcacattgagcg gcaggaGAAGAtcctggaagcagcacaaagaagaacgagtctaaagaagagccgcagggatctccgcgaatataatattccgctagcaaccttgctgagcgaagacgggactcgcacgtcttctcgtcgtgagatggaaatcattacggagaggttctactcgaatcttttccgttcatcaactcctgtgtcaagcccgatcatccccactggtgaagctccaccacggattctcccttcggaagtacgagtcgctatcaagagcatgaaacctggcacagctcccggacctgattttatatcagcagactttcttcgggctg accagttgAATActtcgcgaaccgttcttatccataagaaagctgaccgagaggaccttcggaactacctcccgatatgcttgctgagcgtgttatacaaagtattcaccaagatcattctcacgcgcatatctaggacgctggatgaagcccagcctcaagaacaagctggattccgccaggagttcagctgcttggaccacatccagaccgtgtcgagggtcatagaggtttgccggaaataccgcctgccccttgttctaacctttgtcgactatgagaaaacctttgacagcgtagaaacgaatgcaatactgtcagcgctggtcgaccaaggtgtggacgcgtcgtatgtgaggacattagccaattgctacgatcgatggacgactaggatacagcttttccaccgtcctctcaccatacccattgggaagggggtacgacaaggcgatactatatcgccaaaGCTGTGCACGGCTGCAttacaatggataatgaaatcattttcctggaaagaaaggggcatacgtgttgatggaagatttctctcgaaccttcgtttcgcggacgacattcttctcttttccagcagtaccaatgaagcagagacgatactcaacgaattgaacgaagccctgaagagaataggactacgaataaacagaaagaagacacagttcatgaggaacacctactgcgaggacggaggagtacaacttggaggcttccaaatcgtggaaacatcgtcatacgtatacctcggacgttctatgaacatgaaaacgacttga
- a CDS encoding hypothetical protein (NECATOR_CHRII.G7791.T1) — MSRLRDPAEYVSKAKHRWAGHIMRRIEDRWTKRTLEWIPRDARRPRRRPPTRWGDVFATRMDLLRAQDLVNVTHEA; from the coding sequence ATGTCCCgccttcgcgacccagcggaatatgtatcgaaagcaaaacatagatgggccggtcacattatgaggagAATCGaagatagatggactaaaagaacgctagagtggatcccaagggacgctagaCGCCCTCGaaggagaccgccaacgagatggggtgacgtgttcgctacacggatggacctgCTGAGAGCtcaggacctcgtcaacgtcactcacgaagcttga
- a CDS encoding hypothetical protein (NECATOR_CHRII.G7792.T1), with amino-acid sequence MHPIFLSLLLIENVIAPPSSDNGQKRRSRLKRDFRVGQKRCQPRFSEISTLYLGTNSQDNQNDFDEFLEIDFPKEQCAGTRRPSLMPYLIMVFDTKPKSRELTGSLL; translated from the coding sequence ATGCatcccatttttctttctttgcttctcATCGAAAATGTCATTGCCCCACCATCTTCCGATAATggtcagaaaagaagaagtagacTTAAGCGGGATTTTCGTGTTGGTCAGAAGAGATGTCAACCACGGTTTTCGGAAATATCCACTCTGTACTTGGGAACTAATTCACAAGATAACCAGAACGACTTCGACGAATTTCTTGAGATCGATTTCCCTAAGGAACAGTGCGCTGGAACCAGAAGGCCGTCACTTATGCCTTATCTTATCATGGTTTTCGACACCAAACCAAAAAGTCGAGAGCTAACAGGTTCTTTGCTGTAG
- a CDS encoding hypothetical protein (NECATOR_CHRII.G7793.T2), with product MELVITQNARNAFGGTPTNEELSKFPVVFMLIETLTTPGDKASLKRLTRDISYAETSSARAVRLCSEDTAKTLSRPQNWEVAFKNAVDVVVVSRNTSATNLNACLTHFKSVTLGQAWWESKWAMSISLCMPPTEDESYTKTFDEQSGYVSASVQIYHPLTEQQAQGGSAVRDLGFDEPIDVDDVRGEPAAGGAGPEGSVEGQAGETRGIAVGRRRGGTTEPPEDIGEEDKEAPIAASVEFSTFSYEEKNQMMEMLRFFYRQAFSSERQQHRKARENAKQAMVVYESTRRKNFIQNDLDLLLTSANFRTSKEQDNVRKLTNEKFQYFRPIFTGEWIHGKWMVKIRCERRYEALRGREQPESSMSAISQREVHQQAVAACDAKNNDRVNRYLDAVDRAPNDPNTAIGCLFFLAYTAAKMYLPPYQFPTLCQAVSKMGVAIGKKHRTRDGFVKMTMVDQQADEEEEACTVSVTESVSVFFADFLEALEITGAETGRNIFEAIYAHLVDVNLVNEYTWNLVAVATDGASNMIDERGLEGLLNANVSQSRRDTLLERDATPNELNAVPTKPVIWIHCVAHKIELVLSDAFAHTEEDFSAWRMFVTRYLNRLRVFFAAPRRQRVLSETGRTIAAGFLKLKRVIQIRWTSSEHGAFFIYRLSPLKMSTNGCSISEAILSFLRMYKHVWVALEGISQARDSFDIHERRKAIAFLSVLMSLKFYRYLSESTTIWKAQSDVDEVVSQLFEMAETPHKDKRTAGFLSSILCKRAIDFGEVWRMDDNTSPSCNRWFWVGWEYGGELAEHIHYKIRDEAHTLEFTHKVPQGVHMRRPLRELRGGAVSKAALLPAAVRLDIDKAKVRMKYFLPVLRTYMTDTAEVERGCSIYSVIREPQRNVTAVPHLSNYLRIAINDPDNLSPYEFLNFPMEWVAEGHQLSDQPGATSTWKEFSGTHSRGGEVPVYFQSRPVSCSALFFPF from the exons ATGGAACTAGTTATCACGCAAAACGCCCGAAACGCTTTCGGTGGTACGCCGACAAATGAGGAACTATCGAAGTTTCCCGTTGTCTTCATGCTCATTGAAACACTGACAACTCCGGGTGATAAAGCCTCGCTAAAGCGTCTAACGAGGGATATCTCGTATGCCGAGACATCGTCGGCGAGAGCGGTTAGACTCTGTTCCGAAGACACCGCAAAGACTCTCTCAAGGCCACAAAATTGGGAGGTAGCATTCAAAAATGCGGTAGACGTAGTGGTGGTTAGCAGGAACACCAGCGCGACGAATCTTAATGCATGTTTGACGCATTTCAAGAGCGTAACATTAGGCCAAGCATGGTGGGAGTCGAAGTGGGCGATGTCAATTTCTTTATGTATGCCGCCGACAGAGGATGAATCGTACACGAAAAC ATTCGATGAGCAGTCAGGCTACGTTTCCGCATCTGTTCAAATTTATCACCCTCTGACCGAACAACAAGCGCAAGGGGGATCTGCTGTGCGCGACTTGGGTTTTGATGAGCCTATAGATGTTGACGATGTGAGAGGAGAGCCTGCAGCTGGGGGAGCCGGGCCAGAAGGAAGTGTAGAAGGACAGGCTGGAGAGACACGCGGAATAGCAGTGGGCCGCAGAAGAGGAGGGACCACAGAACCTCCAGAAGACATCGGCGAAGAGGATAAAGAAGCGCCCATTGCTGCATCTGTAGAATTTTCGACGTTCTCTTATGAGGAGAAAAACCAGATGATGGAGATGCTACGATTTTTTTATCGGCAAGCGTTCAGCTCTGAGAGACAGCAGCATAGGAAGGCTCGTGAAAATGCCAAGCAAGCGATGGTGGTTTACGAAAgcacaagaagaaagaattttattcaaaacgaTCTGGACCTACTGCTGACCTCAGCGAACTTCCGTACATCCAAAGAACAAGATAACGTGAGGAAGCtaacaaacgaaaaatttcaatactTCAGACCTATTTTCACTGGTGAATGGATTCATGGCAAGTGGATGGTGAAAATCCGATGCGAACGTCGTTATGAAGCGCTTAGAGGAAGAGAGCAGCCTGAATCTTCAATGTCTGCAATATCGCAGCGAGAGG TACACCAACAAGCTGTGGCAGCTTGCGATGCAAAGAATAATGACCGAGTTAACAGGTATCTGGACGCCGTCGATAGAGCTCCCAATGATCCTAACACTGCAATCGGCTGCCTGTTTTTCTTAGCGTACACTGCTGCCAAAATGTATTTGCCGCCGTATCAGTTTCCAACGTTGTGCCAAGCTGTCTCGAAGATGGGTGTAGCAATCGGTAAAAAGCACCGCACAAGGGATGGATTCGTAAAGATGACCATGGTTGATCAGCAAgctgatgaagaagaagaagcttgTACAGTATCTGTAACAGAATCAGTCTCCGTTTTCTTTG CGGATTTTTTGGAAGCACTTGAGATCACTGGAGCGGAAAcaggaagaaatatttttgaagctaTTTACGCTCACTTGGTGGATGTAAACCTGGTGAACGAATACACGTGGAACTTGGTAGCGGTGGCCACAGACGGAGCGTCGAACATGATAGACGAAAGAGGTCTAGAAGGCTTACTCAATGCGAATGTTTCGCAATCTCGAAGAGATACCCTTTTGGAGAGAGATGCAACACCAAATGAGCTGAATGCTGTCCCAACTAAGCCCGTCATCTGGATACATTGTGTGGCTCACAAAATCGAACTAGTTCTATCAGATGCTTTCGCTCATACAGAGGAAGATTTCAGCGCTTGGAGAATGTTTGTAACTAGGTACCTCAATAGATTGCGCGTCTTCTTCGCCGCACCCAGACGTCAGAGAGTTCTTTCCGAGACAGGCCGCACAATAGCAGCCGGTTTCCTGAAACTCAAAAGAGTTATCCAAATACGATGGACATCTTCAGAGCACGGAGCGTTCTTCATCTACCGTTTAAGCCCACTGAAAATGTCAACTAATGGGTGCTCTATTTCAGAGGCGATACTAAGTTTTCTGAGGATGTACAAGCATGTTTGGGTTGCGCTAGAGGGGATATCTCAAGCTCGAGATTCATTTGACATTCATGAGCGACGAAAAGCGATTGCATTTCTCTCCGTCCTGATGTCACTGAAGTTCTACAGATATTTG AGTGAGTCTACGACGATATGGAAAGCTCAAAGTGATGTAGACGAAGTAGTTTCTCAGCTGTTTGAGATGGCGGAAACACCTCATAAGGACAAAAGGACAGCAGGATTCTTGTCATCTATCCTCTGCAAGCGTGCTATTGATTTTGGTGAGGTATGGCGTATGGATGATAATACTTCTCCATCGTGCAATAGATG GTTTTGGGTAGGATGGGAATATGGAGGGGAACTAGCGGAACACATACATTACAAGATACGAGACGAAGCCCACACACTGGAATTCACTCACAAAGTTCCACAAGGTGTACACATGCGTCGACCGCTCAG AGAATTACGTGGAGGAGCTGTCTCAAAAGCTGCTCTGCTTCCTGCAGCCGTAAGACTTGACATTGACAAGGCAAAAGTTCGGATGAAATACTTTCTTCCGGTACTCCGTACTTACATGACTGA CACTGCAGAAGTTGAGAGAGGCTGTTCTATATACTCAGTAATACGTGAGCCACAACGAAATGTCACCGCTGTTCCGCACTTGAGCAACTATCTGAG AATCGCCATCAATGATCCCGATAACTTGTCTCCCTacgagtttctgaattttcCAATGGAGTGGGTCGCTGAGGGACATCAATTATCCGACCAACCCGGCGCTACAAGCACCTGGAAAGAATTCTCTGGAACGCATTCGAGAGGAGGAGAAGTACCAGTCTATTTCCAATCCAGACCAGTTTCATGCTCAGCTCTATTTTTCCCTTTCTGA